The nucleotide window TTAACACAAAAAAGGTTCTTAATCCCTGGGAGAGGAATGAGAATCATACTCTTTGCCTTAATTCTGCAAAAGCTATTGGTTGCACCGTGGTTAACATTGGCACACAAGACCTTGTTGAAGCAAGAGTAAGTAATGCTCCTTCCCAATACCAATTTAGGTGTTATACATGCTTTTTAGTATAACTTGTACAATATTTTAACTCTTcctatcatcttttcttcttcttcttcttctttttggtGTTTTTATTTTCTAGCCCCACCTGGTACTTGGATTGATTTCTCAAATTATTAAGGTATCCAATTGAAACTTCCTTTGAATTCATTTATTTTGTGTTTGTAATTTGTAGAATCATGGAAACCTTACTGATCATATCAGTTTCCCTCAACCATAGTTATATTGTTAGTAATGTTTTCATGGCTGTGACATCAGATTCAACTACTAGCTGATCTCAATCTGAAGAAAACTCCTCAACTTGTAGAACTGGTGGATGATAGCCAGGTTGGAGACTGTTAATTGGTTTTGCCCCCTTTATGTCTTGATGATATCAGGTACCGGATAATCTCCATTTTCCAGGTTGGAAACTAATTCAGTTCACCTTTTGTATAAATTTTGTAGGAGGTGGAGGAGCTTTTGAGTTTAGCACCTGAAAAGGTTTTACTGAAATGGATGAATTTTCATCTGAAGAAAGCTGGATACCAAAAGCAGGTTACAAACTTCTCTACAGATTTGAAGGTGAGAAAACTCATTGATTTTGATAAATTCTACTTGGGTCATGCAAATTTTATCTACAAAAGGTAATTATTATCATGGTCTTCACTGCTGCATTAATCTTTACATTTGGTCCTTAAGTTCCATGAAAATGTGAAACAATCGCAGGATTTTTAAATGTCATTCAGTGTCTTTAAACTTCAGTATATCCTCATATTCACAAACAATATGGAAAACCATTTGATTCATGGTTGCATATAATCAAATAACCAATAGTTCTTAATGTGTGAAGTAATACATTGCCTCTTGTCTATACTACTTTTAGTTTTCTAGAGTAACTGATGTATCATAAAACCTATTTATTTGTAGGATGGAGAAGCATATGCACACCTGCTTAATGTACTTGCTCCTGAACACAGTACGCATTCAACTTTGGATGCAAAGGATCCAACAGAAAGAGCAAACAAGGTTCTTGAGATGGCAGAGAAATTGGATTGCAAAAGATATCTCACTCCTAAGGACATTGTCGAGGGCTCACCAAATCTCAATCTTGCATTTGTAGCTCAAATATTCCATCACAGGTGAGAAATAATTTCTTTTTGCCTTAAGACTGAACTAAGtttctaaaataatttatattagctTTTCCCTgttcaatttcattcaatttctcgaCTACTTTTTCTACCATTACTTTGTTATCTCAATAGTGTATATTGTCTAGTTTATTTCTTTTTTGCTTGTGGGAAAAGCTGACTCAATGTACTTACTATTGtgatttttatttgtattaattacatgGTTTAAAACAAAAACAGGTAGCCCTCTCTCAGCCCATAAATTTCACCCATTTTATCTCTGTATTCAGTCCTGAGACCTCAAAGTTGGAATTTCAAGCTCTAAGCGCTGGCTTATTCCCTTGGGGACATGTGCTCATGATTGTACAAAATAGTTTAACTAGTGTATGGTTTCTCTTGCAGGAATGGTTTAACTGACAGCAAAACGACAACCTTTGCTGAGATGATGACAGATGATGCAGAAACGTCTCGTGAAGAGAGATGCTTTCGCTTTTGGATGAACAGTCTTGGAGCTACTACATATGTCAACAATGTTTTTGAAGATGTTAGAAACGGGTATCGTGCTCTTTTCTCTTGTAAAATTTTGGCTCTCCGAGCAGTATCAAGCGGTTGTTGAATCTTGTTTGGTGTCCACCCTTTCGTGGCTGCAGGTATGTTATGTTGGAAATTGTGGATAAAATTTTTCCTGGAACGGTTAACTGGAAGCAGGCAAATAAGCCTCCTATAAAGATGCCATTTAAACAGGTTGAGAATTGCAATCAAGTGATACAGATTGGCAGGGATTTAAACTTCTCACTTGTCAATGTAGCTGGCAATGATATTGTGGCCGGAAACAAGAAACTTATAATAGGTAGTATCTTCCGTATTACGTTTTTCCATAGGGTGGCCAGTTCAAGACATTTATTTATAACTTTTATATGTTGCTCTAGTGTGAATGATGAGGGCTACTCTTCTCTTTCTTTGGTAAAGTTGAGGCTGTTATTTTGATTTCTACATTGCTACTTTTTATCATTCCTATCAGCTTTTAAATGGATGCATATTCCAAGAAACTTTGGGTTGGGGGATATGATTTTATAGCCTTTTGCTTTTCTGAGTGGCAAACATATTAGTAAACCTTGAAATGGCTCCCTGTTCTATATTTCTTCTCATGTTTCTTGTTTTGCTTTACCTCACATGCAGCATTTTTGTGGCAACTGATGAGGTTTTCAATGCTACAACTCCTTAAAAACTTGAGAACTCACTCCCAAGGTAAAGAAATTACAGATGCTGATATTCTGAACTGGGCTAACAATAAAGTAAAGAAGGCAGGTAGAACCTCTCAAATGGAGAGCTTCAAGGTACATAAGCCACAAAAAAAATGAGATTTGTCTCAAAAATTTTGATCGCAACACATAGACGGACACTCTGGTTTTTATTGAACTATTATTCCTCCTAGGATAAAAGCCTTTCCAGTGGTATATTCTTCCTCGAGCTTCTCAGTGCAGTGGAACCAAGGGTCGTTAACTGGGGTCTTGTTACCAAGGGAGAAACTGGTATGGTGTTCTTTCATTATTAGACTTATGTGGTCTTTTCCTTCGAAACCTACCTGAGCTGACCATAATGTTTTTACTTCTGAGAACTCATTAATCTTGCTTTGAATCTTAAATCTTTAATGCTCAGTAGATATTTCAAAATCATTGTGGTGATTTTATTGAGGAGCTTTACATAGGAAACTTCGTTCGCTTACAAATTAATAGAGGATACTATGTATgacataaaatcaaataaaagatatgttttgTTTGTCATTGCCATTGCAGATGAAGATAAGAAGTTGAATGCAACTTATATAATCAGTGTTGCTCGGAAGCTTGGATGCTCCATTTTCCTGTTACCCGAGGATGTCATAGAGGTAATTATTTCCCAAATTCAATATCCATAATCCCTCCTCTATATCTTTTCTGATGATTTGCCATATTGTGCgtctgtttctttctttttttgcttGTGCTTGTGCTTGTGCTTTACGCTAAGTTTTGAGATATATATAGTTTtccaatttttcctttttttatataCCTCATGCTTAAATTGGATTAAATCAGGCATTAATGTAACTTCTGACCTTGATAACAGGTGAACCAGAAAATGATGCTTACATTGACAGCCAGCATCATGTACTGGAGCTTACAGCAGCAGGAATCAGCGTCTGACGATGGTGAGATTTCTGACGAGATATCTGCGGAAGGCCGCAAGAATGAGACAGGTCTCTCCGGTGTAACCTCCGACTTAGCCGTTGATTCAGAATCTTCAAAGACGGAAGAATAGGATAGTAATGAATAACAACCATAGGAAGCTTTCTAATTATTTTCCCTGGTTCTTTTACTCGAAACTTCATTGCTTTTTGTAGACCACAGGAGAAGAAAGAAATGGTACTTACATAAATTTTCACCtgctattaaaaaatatattcttTGGATTGCACTCATCATGCTTTGAATCATTATAACATGAAGCCTCTTCTCAATAATCTATTTTCCTGTCTAGAAATTATGCAAATTATGgtcactttttaaaaaaaaaataattggcTCGTCCTTGTCCAAGCTATCGACAAATATTACAATATTTGAGCAATGAGATGAGAGAACAGACTCAAAAACACCTGTTTGTATTAGGAAATAGATCATGCTACAAAGACATATTTATATGTCTATACAGAAGATACATTGCAAAAGCAAATAACAGATTGAGATAGAACTTTGGAAACCAATGGCTATCTGCTGCTGAAATCCTTACtgatctttatttttttctttattatgtGGAAATTAATATTCAAAAACATAACGAAAATGTAAAAGAAACCAATTTGTAGTAGATCATAAGTTCAAACTGGCAACTACACTGCTGATGGgccttttaatttttgctttAACAGAGAGAGACAGAGCACCAAGGTTTCATCCTAAACTTAGTTCACCCGCTTGTCAATTCAGAATTAACTTAATTTCCTTAccaactctctctctctctctcgttACACGGAATTGTTGGCAATGGTGCTGCTAGCTATGGCTTCAAATattgaatagaaaaaaaaaatgttaaaaactGTTCAGAGTAACCCTGTAAACATTTGATGAAGCAGCCAATGGCTTTATAAAATCATTAGGGGCACTGCAAATTCAACAATGCCCTGATTCATTTGCAACTAACTTCTGCTGTTTAAACAGTGTACGGattcaaaatttacattttaCCTGGTCGCTAGGAGAGTGAATATAAAGAGTATTAATTTCATATTCTTCAACTTCGGGGCAAGGGGTTCATCATTGAACGTTTGATGTACAACTTGATCTTCCCATTCAAGCAAACTGTTATTTGTCATCAGTTCTGAGAGAGTTTAGTCTTCTTAGTCTCTCATCAAGCTCTTTCATTACTTCTGGTTCTTGCTTTTTCCTTTGCTTTGATATTGTGTTTGTCGTCATAAAACCGATCTTATCAAACGCAACCTGTACAGATATAGCCAAAGTTGCATATTCTTAAAACAAGATTAACATCGAAAACTAGGTGTCCATGTCAAGATAAAGAAACTAGAAATGATCTTCTTTAGTCTATATCCAGAACTAGGAGTGATTTTCTCCATAGATAACGAGGAAGAAGCATTAAATGTTATATAAGACAGGAAAACTGGAAAACAAAATGATGAATAGTCTTACTGTCAATAACTCATCAGGATCAAAAAGGTGATGGGTAGTTCTTtgtaatatattaataatgtCGCCAACCTGATGCGTTAGAAGCAACTCGTCTTCCTTCATCTGCAAAAGCAATCAAAACTTAAATTAGCTCAATAATTTTTACAAGAACATATTGAAGAAAGTTTCCAACTTGATTGGAATGTAAAGATTGAAAGGGCAATGACATGGGTACCATAAATATTGCCAAAGCAGCATGAAAAAGAACCTTTGCCCCCTCGTAGAAAAGGACATCCCACACCCGCAGAGTTGTCTAGACAAATAGGCCAATAAGGAGAAAAAACTTTAAGATAGTCAGAAAGCAACCTCAAATAGAATTGACATTTGATGGGAGATGCCAGCAGGACAGAAATGGTAATGAAACATTGTTCAAACCTCCGAAGGCAAGCTTTTAGAAAAGAGGCACAGGAACCACTCTGTCGCAACGAGGGAGACATCAAACTCCAATGCTTCCAAATGAGCAGCAATCCTGCATTTTTTTTTTCCCTCCAATTTTTAGTAAAGATAAAACTCGGCTTTAACATATAGCCAAAAcagatttatttaaaataaatataaaacagtGCAATCCTCAACCAAATACCTTGGGCACTTCTTAGCAAGCAAATCTTTAAAAACCCTTTGCTCAACATGGCATCCAGATAAGTTATTTGTATAGCAATCATTAACTAAAACATTCTCGAGGAGGACAGCAAGCATCCAAAATGCATCTTCCTCCGTTTTCATAACAAGCAATAGCAATGCAGCAACATAGTTTAAGCCCTAAAccaaaaacaaataaattttaGAGACACCGATAAATTATCCATGAGGAGAAATGCACCTCAATTTTACTCTTTCTATATAATGGATACGATAAAGAGTAAAGGAAAGAAGGAACCAAGAAACTGATCTAATTTTGTTGCCACAATCATATAACATTCTTCATATAGACACCACAAAAAGAGTACGATCATGTTCATCATAGACTGAAAAACAGACCGATGGGCATAGACATACATGATTCACCCCAGCTGACACACCAAAAGGTAAAGAAACCCTTCAAAGGAAAAATGGCAAACCAGAAAAGGGTGTATCCTTCacgcacaaaaaaaaaaaaaaaagtgcagGATGTAATTGTAGCACATTCTGTCCTTTCCATGCCTATAGTACTAAAGGCTGACAAAATGCTGTAAGACAAGTGCTACTGTTGATAAGCTCACCTGACAGTAACCTACATCAGAATCACGAAAAGAATACCCCACAAGCACACGCCGGAGAGCAGCATGGCCCTCTGGAGTATCCAACCATGGATGGCCAGGGAAGGTTCGTGGAAGGTCCTGCAAGTATTTAAGAGAAAGGCTCAAACCAAATTTCTCAAAAGTCACAATTCTAGGTTATACAAATCAACAATTCGATGCCAGACCATCACATTCATTGTAATCTTCACAAGTACTTTTAGAAGATACAATTGTTAGTTCTTCTATTTCTGATTCTATCAGTTCAGATGACAAGCAAAGAGATTATCAAGTACATTTTGTAAATCTTAGTTCAagcatataacatatatatattcataggTATATTAGCTTATACACAATTATTGCTGAAATTGTTAAGATGCTTCCAATAAAAGATCAAACTCAATATAACCTTTGGTATTTGATATAACTTCTTATTCTGCATTTGTCAACAGTAAATGTTTTTTATTCCATCCTGTTGAAATTTCATTAGAAAAGAGACCTTTTCTCAACAGATCAAAACCTTCTAATGTCAAAACCCCAATACTGTCCAATGCAATCATCCTTTGCACGTAGGTCAATCATCAGATATGAATTCTCATTTCCAAATTCATTATGCAAAAATTAACCCTATCTCTAGAAAGAAACTTTACAAACATCAAATGAATAAGACGTCAATCAAAACAAAGACTCAATCAGaatttataaagaaaaaaaaaagaattaatgCAAGAATTTACATGATCAATCTGCCTTGTAGCAGGTGTTACTTTACCATCTACCGCCTTTGTCAAATCATTGTAATAACTTTCAGGCACCGTAGACTTCTTCTTGGCGGCACCGGATAGCGAAAACCAAACCTTAGGCCTAAGTACAGGGGGAATACCTTTCCTAATAAGCCTCTTCAGTGTAATAGAATTAGCCAAAGCTGCCAATTTGAGTGAAGATTTCAACACAATTCCTTCCGATAATGAAGAAACTTGTGGCTGTAAATACCAATTGGCTCCTTTGCTTGCTTCAAGTGCCCACCAAACTCGCCCTTGTTGCCTTACCTTTTCTCTTACCTCATTCAACACATTAACATCATCCACATTACCTTCAACAGTAAACCCATAAAGGTCTTGGAATTTCACTGTAAGATTAGCTCTTCTTGCATGGATGCTTGGCCTTAAAATTggaaattgtgcttgcaattccAAAGTAAGGTCTCTTTTACTTTGGGTACCAAACATTTTTTCCCGTCCTtgatagatcaagagaaaagaagACAAAGGTTAACAAGGGCTTTGTCAAAGAATGAGAGGGAGTTACAAGCTTTGAACCATGAAAGTGTCAATCTTTTCAAGCTTGCAGCTTGGAAATTTGAACAAAGGCTGAGTCTTGAAAATGGGttttatttaaagaaataataagAGGATGAGTTACAAGCAAGACACGGAAAAAAGCTCTCACATTTGGATCAACATGACCATGGAAGATCCTTttcaataatatataatataatataattttttttaaaaaaaacccagaATAATGAAAGCCTTAAAAGAATACAGATTTTTTGCTCAACAAAATCTTCTGAGAAAGGGAGTGAAattctttccttttattttttctattgTAATTTACAAAGGGAAGGGATGACTCAAAGAAACAAAAGATGTTACTAGGATATAAAAGAAGCAGAATTTAGTGGTAGGTAaaaatcaaagcttgaaaatttacaTATATAGAAAATTTCTCTTTTCTCAATACCAAAAATTACTCCAACTGATCTCTTATTAACAAAGAGAGAAGAAATTGTTTACAGTTTATACTTGAAAAAAGGTGTAAATAAAAATTGGGAattttgttattaatttattagtatttttatttttctaaactCTACTATTAAGTTACAAATTTAATCCATATATTTTGTAATGATCACTGTTAGTCTCTATGCTTTTGAATTCctcattattcttttatttttaaatttctaaaatggtaacaattataaatatagtttatattttctaatttaatttattaactcGTTTTTatgaataatatgtaaaaataacaaTATGACATACCATTACACGTGATAAAATATTTATCACATAAgattttagaaataataaacTTTAACTTAATAAATTACATAAgattttagaaataataaactttaacttaataaatttaataacaatCATTTGATCAGggttgaaatttttaaatttgaaaaatataactaGTAAAATAACCATATTAAAATATTTGGACTAAATCTATAATTTATAGATAATATACGAACCAagagcatattttaacctttccGTAAAATTAAACTATTCCCCCAACGTTAACAAAGCTTTGAATTTGATAAGACATGATGCGCATGCGGTGGGTAGGTTTAGACTTTTAGCATTCAAAATAAATCCCTCTTTTTAATGGACTGATATACCCCTGCCGTTTATAAATTTAAATGtaagataaaaatatttaatataatataataaaaattaagacaATCTGATAATTTATTCAGAAATAATTTGaggaatatatttaaaaaaaactgaAACATTCTGcggtgataaataataaaatatacaaaatctATGAAAATAGTTATTTTAGTAGTTAAAAATTAATGATTAAAAATAAGAGCAACAGTTGCAAAGAAGGGGTTTTTTCCTTGATAACCTAAAAAGAAGGGATAATTTGCTTTGATTTATGagtgaaataaaatcaaaacagAAGAGGGAAGTTTTTCTCTAAAAAggcttaaatatgaaattggcCCTCGAACCATACCTTTTCTTACTTAGGCATCCAAAATAATTTTGGTCAAAACAAATATCTAAACAATCAATTTAGTCTTATTTTACCCCTAAGCATTATACTAATTAATAAGAACATGATACGTCATACACTTGTTGAGTAAGATAAGAcagaaattgattatttttgtatcacttttaacaaaaaatatatctaagtgataaaatgatataattttgAGGTAAATTTTGTAGTTAAACCTTTTAGAATTTGAATGCTTTACATTTTtagtaataaataaatttatattttaatttgctttgtttttattatttggcataatgatttatttggtcCTCTAACgttacaaaaaaaattatttgagcCCTTTATTTAGTTTTTTGCCCCTTTTAGTCAATGAACTTGCATTACTTGTCAAATTACCCTAAAATTGGtaaaaaattaatgtttgttaactttgttgaACAATTCATGTATATGCCACATTAgcgattaattaattttttatactttttacataattttaataatttttaaaaatttataaattttaaaaatttaattaattgttgGCGTGGTGATATTCACGTATATGTCATGTTAATAAAGTTAACGTCTAGTTAACAAAcgttaattttttcaatttaataaattatgCAAATTTAAGGAttagaaaagagaaaattaaatgaaaaattaaaataattttttataaaattagaagattaaaaaacttattatttttaaagtaaaCTGTCACTTGAatgattttattataataatacttaataaaattatgaatttattaactTTATCTTATGTAGATAATATAGAAATAATATTTTAGATTCAGTTGTAAAGTCAGTCAACATTACAAATGTAAATAAGTGATAattatattaaatcaaaatatttatattttttctttGGAATTACAACACCATGGGAGGCGCCAATTTTggcattaaaataaataaataaagtggaCGCGTTTTAGTAAGGACAGCCAAGAAGGACATGAATGTAATTCACTCCTCAAAACCCACCGTCATGTGCTTTTTACAGTTTTACTCTTGCAGGGCTAATTGAATTAATGTTAAGCATTATTGTAAATAAAAAATCTTCATTTTTCATAAGTAAAATTAATTGATATTACAATatgcaaaatataaattttaaataatttttattattaaaaacatttaaatatataattaaaatatgaattaagaaACATAAGCCAATGATTTGGAGGAGGTGGCAAATCATGAAAATTAAAGCTCTCACGTCCCTCTTTGAAGTCTAAACCACAATGTTTCAAACAAACGTGTCCCAACCATACCTC belongs to Gossypium arboreum isolate Shixiya-1 chromosome 7, ASM2569848v2, whole genome shotgun sequence and includes:
- the LOC108456789 gene encoding fimbrin-5-like, coding for MSSYRGVIVSDPWLQSQFTQVELRTLKSKFISVRTQHGRVTRDDLPPVFAGMKAFSEMFSEDEIKTFLGESNSDMDEEIDFEAFLRLYLDLQGRAVEKSGGSRSSFLKATTTTFHHAINESEKASYVAHINNYLAEDKFLKDFLPIDPATNALFDLAKDGVLLCKLINVAVPGTIDERAINTKKVLNPWERNENHTLCLNSAKAIGCTVVNIGTQDLVEARPHLVLGLISQIIKIQLLADLNLKKTPQLVELVDDSQEVEELLSLAPEKVLLKWMNFHLKKAGYQKQVTNFSTDLKDGEAYAHLLNVLAPEHSTHSTLDAKDPTERANKVLEMAEKLDCKRYLTPKDIVEGSPNLNLAFVAQIFHHRNGLTDSKTTTFAEMMTDDAETSREERCFRFWMNSLGATTYVNNVFEDVRNGYVMLEIVDKIFPGTVNWKQANKPPIKMPFKQVENCNQVIQIGRDLNFSLVNVAGNDIVAGNKKLIIAFLWQLMRFSMLQLLKNLRTHSQGKEITDADILNWANNKVKKAGRTSQMESFKDKSLSSGIFFLELLSAVEPRVVNWGLVTKGETDEDKKLNATYIISVARKLGCSIFLLPEDVIEVNQKMMLTLTASIMYWSLQQQESASDDGEISDEISAEGRKNETGLSGVTSDLAVDSESSKTEE
- the LOC108456800 gene encoding uncharacterized protein LOC108456800; protein product: MFGTQSKRDLTLELQAQFPILRPSIHARRANLTVKFQDLYGFTVEGNVDDVNVLNEVREKVRQQGRVWWALEASKGANWYLQPQVSSLSEGIVLKSSLKLAALANSITLKRLIRKGIPPVLRPKVWFSLSGAAKKKSTVPESYYNDLTKAVDGKVTPATRQIDHDLPRTFPGHPWLDTPEGHAALRRVLVGYSFRDSDVGYCQGLNYVAALLLLVMKTEEDAFWMLAVLLENVLVNDCYTNNLSGCHVEQRVFKDLLAKKCPRIAAHLEALEFDVSLVATEWFLCLFSKSLPSETTLRVWDVLFYEGAKVLFHAALAIFMMKEDELLLTHQVGDIINILQRTTHHLFDPDELLTVAFDKIGFMTTNTISKQRKKQEPEVMKELDERLRRLNSLRTDDK